The following coding sequences are from one Anabas testudineus chromosome 16, fAnaTes1.2, whole genome shotgun sequence window:
- the mios gene encoding GATOR complex protein MIOS, translated as MSGSKPDILWSPHHPDRYVICDSELGLYRIGPVGSAETKAGTLPLSEETAATLLAINSDTPYMKCVAWYPKHEPECLLAVGQANGRVVLTSLGQSHNSTCKDLVGKEFVPKHARQCNTLAWNPVDSNLLAAGLDKHRADFSVLIWDISSKYSPEASVAAEKIRLSSVDLDSSTVVTKPLYELGQNDACLSLCWLLRDPKLLLAGMHRNLAIFDLRNTSQKTFVNTKAIQGVTVDPHFHDRVASFFEGQVAIWDLRKFEKPVLTLTEQPKPLTKVAWCPTRTGLLATLTRDSNIIRLYDMQHTPTPIGDETEPTIIERSVHPCESQIGSFAWHPSSQNRMVVVSAANRMMTDFTVFERISLAWSSTTSLMWACGRHLYDCVEEGAEGVESMIEKDIATKMRQRAQSRYGHDTIQVWRNHLLAGGNDPQLKSLWYDLFYMKQCAEDMELKLQGNKQSLVYSGIKNIVKTSSGTTESRRCWSGSDRQTDVPRYHSEERSLALRLCGWISRGPEIDMENFLRSLEQEREWERAAAVALFNLDIRRAIQILNKGATAEKGDLNLNVVAMALSGYTDEKSSLWREMCSSLRLQLKNPYLCVMFAFLTSEPGAYDGVLYESSVAVRDRVAFACMFLSDSQLPRYIDKLTNEMKEAGNLEGILLTGLTKDGVDLMESYVDRTGDVQTASFCMLKGSPGEVLKDPRVQCWIENYRNLLDAWRFWHKRAEFDIHRGKLDPSSKPLAQVFVSCNFCGKSISYSCSAMPHQGRGFSQYGVSGSPTKSKVTSCPGCRKPLPRCALCLMNMGTPVSNCSGTGKSDEKVDLTRENKLAQFNNWFTWCHNCRHGGHAGHMLSWFRDHTECPVSACTCKCMQLDTTGNLVPSDSS; from the exons ATGAGTGGTTCTAAGCCAGACATCCTGTGGTCTCCCCACCACCCGGACCGCTACGTCATCTGTGACTCTGAGCTGGGACTGTACCGTATTGGACCTGTGGGCAGTGCAGAAACCAAGGCTGGCACTTTGCCTCTCTCTGAAGAGACTGCTGCTACTTTACTAGCTATAAACTCTGACACCCCTTATATGAAATGTGTGGCCTGGTACCCAAAGCATGAGCCTGAGTGTTTACTTGCTGTGGGCCAAGCTAATGGCAGAGTGGTGCTCACCAGTTTGGGCCAGAGCCACAACTCCACATGTAAAGACCTAGTGGGGAAAGAATTTGTACCCAAACACGCCCGTCAATGCAACACTTTGGCCTGGAATCCTGTGGACAGCAACTTGTTGGCTGCTGGCCTTGACAAGCACAGAGCAGATTTTTCTGTGCTCATATGGGACATTAGCAGTAAATATTCTCCAGAGGCCAGTGTAGCAGCTGAGAAGATTCGTCTCTCATCTGTGGATTTGGACTCGAGCACAGTAGTGACTAAACCATTGTACGAATTAGGCCAGAATGAtgcttgtctgtctctctgctggcTGCTTCGTGACCCAAAACTACTGTTGGCTGGCATGCACCGGAACCTTGCAATATTTGACCTGCGAAATACAAGTCAGAAAACCTTTGTCAACACCAAGGCCATTCAGGGGGTGACAGTGGATCCACACTTCCATGACCGTGTAGCTTCCTTCTTCGAAGGCCAGGTGGCGATCTGGGATCTGAGAAAGTTTGAGAAACCTGTGCTCACACTCACTGAGCAGCCAAAACCACTCACTAAG GTGGCTTGGTGTCCAACTCGTACTGGCCTGCTGGCCACACTGACACGAGACAGCAACATCATCCGTCTGTATGACATGCAACACACTCCTACACCCATCGGCGATGAGACAGAGCCCACCATAATTGAGCGAAGTGTCCATCCTTGTGAAAGCCAGATTGGCAGCTTCGCTTGGCATCCGTCCTCTCAGAATCGCATGGTGGTGGTGTCAGCAGCCAACCGGATGATGACTGACTTCACTGTGTTTGAACGCATCTCACTGGCCTGGAGCTCAACCACCTCGCTCATGTGGGCGTGCGGTAGACATTTGTATGACTGTGTTGAGGAAGGGGCTGAAGGAGTGGAGAGCATGATTGAGAAAGACATCGCCACTAAGATGAGGCAGAGAGCTCAGTCCAGATATGGGCATGATACCATCCAGGTGTGGAGGAACCATTTACTGGCAGGGGGGAATGACCCCCAGCTGAAGTCTCTGTGGTATGATCTGTTTT ATATGAAGCAATGTGCAGAGGACATGGAGCTGAAACTGCAGGGGAACAAGCAGTCACTGGTCTACTCCGGTATCAAGAACATTGTCAAAACCAGCTCAG GCACAACAGAGAGCCGCAGGTGCTGGAGCGGCTCGGATCGTCAGACAGATGTGCCAAGGTACCACAGTGAGGAGCGCAGCCTCGCCCTGCGTCTCTGCGGCTGGATCAGCCGGGGTCCTGAAATCGATATGGAGAACTTTCTGCGATCCTTGGAGCAGGAACGTGAGTGGGAGCGGGCTGCTGCGGTTGCTTTGTTCAACCTGGACATTCGCCGGGCCATCCAGATCCTCAACAAGGGAGCTACTGCTGAGAAGG GTGATCTGAACCTGAATGTGGTTGCCATGGCCCTATCAGGCTACACAGATGAGAAGTCTTCCCTGTGGAGGGAGATGTGCAGCTCTCTGAGGCTGCAGCTGAAGAACCCCTACCTCTGTGTCATGTTTGCCTTTCTCACCAGTGAGCCTGGAGCTTATGATGGCGTGCTG TATGAGAGCAGTGTCGCTGTGCGGGACCGAGTCGCCTTTGCCTGTATGTTTCTCAGTGATTCACAG CTGCCTCGATACATTGACAAACTAACCAATGAGATGAAGGAGGCGGGCAACTTGGAGGGCATCCTGCTGACCGGGCTGACTAAAGATGGCGTAGATCTTATGGAGAGTTACGTGGACAGAACTGGAGATGTCCAGACGGCCAGCTTCTGCATGCTGAAG GGATCCCCAGGTGAAGTGTTGAAGGACCCTCGAGTTCAATGCTGGATTGAAAACTACCGCAATCTCCTGGATGCGTGGAGGTTCTGGCACAAACGGGCAGAATTTGACATCCACAGAGGCAAACTGGACCCCAGTTCTAAACCTCTGGCCCAG GTGTTCGTGAGCTGCAACTTCTGCGGGAAGTCAATCTCCTACAGCTGCTCAGCGATGCCTCATCAGGGTCGTGGCTTCAGCCAGTATGGTGTCAGCGGTTCACCAACCAAATCTAAAGTCACCAGTTGCCCTGGCTGCCGGAAACCACTGCCACGTTGTGCCCTCTGCCTCATGAACATGGGCACACCTGTCTCCAATTGCTCAG gaACAGGAAAGTCAGATGAGAAGGTGGACTTGACAAGGGAGAACAAACTTGCACAGTTCAACAACTGGTTCACCTGGTGTCATAACTGTCGACATGGTGGCCACGCTGGACACATGCTCAGCTGGTTCAG AGACCACACAGAGTGCCCAGTGTCGGCTTGTACGTGTAAGTGCATGCAACTGGACACCACAGGGAACCTGGTACCTTCAGACAGCAGCTAA
- the col28a1b gene encoding collagen, type XXVIII, alpha 1b, translating into MDMLLRGNLRRGVGLCILLLALVNEATGQRRKTRLRNNYRLQDDGGNGQTCSLEVAFLLDSSESAKTILFNKQKDFVMRFSTKLSVLQVVGWKLKVRMAVLQYSSSVSIEQRFSAWKDLDSFQGQVSTMNYIGHGTYTTYAITNASQLLQEETPADSVRVAVLLTDGVDHPRNPDVIVAAAEAKGHGIKFFAVGLSDIAQQRQNTAKLRAIASTPAQQFVQSLLDTELEEKLLKEMATVAFEGCPQAQVCLCERGERGPPGSPGRKGDSGFRGPPGPRGAKGEPGLNGRPGSDGPEGQPGYKGNKGERGDCGTPGEKGDTGPEGPVGPRGPKGEQGSTGAPGDMGPEGPSGPKGDRGPSGVPGPSGEIGIGFPGAKGEKGIQGRQGPTGPVGIGDPGLPGPPGPPGAQGYPGPPGEGFPGPKGDRGYDGPRGNRGPSGIGVKGDKGNLGPPGIIGPVGVPGLGHQGEKGDQGPAGPAGPRGPPGVGIAGPKGDQGLKGELGPPGERGVGEPGPKGDPGAEGLSGIPGQPGEDGAPGQKGDTGLPGPRGPDGTPGKGVPGEKGDRGDRGTRGLPGAVGPMGPMGPKGEPGIMGPPGATGPPGRGISGAKGEPGPQGPAGPVGEPGVGLPGPKGDRGSPGPAGPPGLKGEGFPGIPGLPGPPGLTGEMGPEGTGLPGPKGDRGLPGPTGPAGPPGIGLVGAKGSIGQMGPPGPQGLPGEGIQGQKGEPGPQGIPGPRGPPGLGLQGDKGDRGLRGEKGIKGDRGDHGEPGASGPLGRMGQKGEPGLTREEVIKIVRSICLCGVTCRQTPLELVFVIDSSESVGPENFNVIKDFVNALIDRASVSRDTTRIGVVLYSHINTVVVSLGQEATRDQIKSRVRSMIYIGEGTYTGSAIQQASQLFKEARAGVRKVAIIITDGQADKRDSVSLESAVTEAQGSNIEMFVIGVVNESDPLYEEFKKELNLMASDPDSDHLYMIEDFKTLPALERKLLSRICEDGERHLFSLIPSSRLPPGSPDLSSNVQEPPFKKDTDTPPFTEDVRRVHKVPGPPASHLDREPIVPQKPKTDDRTSTETQRLPFFDREPFRPVTEFLSQSEMKNPTHQVVMTGGIGPAGPTVKAPPEKKVSPLPPPTPPTLPPDNHIPADRCSQTLDPGPCRDYVVKWYYDATANSCAQFWFGGCSGNSNQFNTEKSCRETCVKV; encoded by the exons ATGGACATGTTGCTGAGAGGAAACCTAAGGAGAGGAGTGGGGCTCTGTATTCTGCTGTTGGCTCTTGTAAACGAGGCCACGGgccagagaagaaaaacaagactcAGGAACAACTACAGGCTGCAAGACGATGGAGGAAACG GTCAGACATGTTCTCTGGAGGTGGCTTTCTTGCTGGACAGCTCAGAGAGTGCAAAGACAATCTTGTTTAATAAGCAGAAGGACTTCGTTATGAGGTTCAGCACTAAGCTCTCCGTGCTGCAGGTAGTCGGCTGGAAACTGAAGGTGCGAATGGCTGTGCTTcagtacagcagctctgtgtccATAGAGCAAAGATTCTCAGCCTGGAAAGACCTGGATTCATTCCAAGGTCAAGTCAGCACCATGAACTACATCGGCCATGGTACCTACACCACCTACGCCATCACTAATGCCTCACAGCTGCTGCAAGAGGAGACACCAGCTGACAGCGTCAGGGTTGCAGTGCTGTTGACTGACGGGGTCGACCATCCCCGAAACCCTGACGTGATTGTGGCTGCAGCGGAGGCCAAAGGTCACGGCATCAAGTTCTTTGCAGTGGGGTTATCTGACATCGCCCAGCAGAGACAGAATACCGCCAAGCTCCGAGCCATCGCCAGCACACCCGCTCAGCAGTTTGTCCAAAGTCTTCTTGATACcgagctggaggagaagctgctgaaagaGATG GCTACAGTCGCATTTGAAGGG TGTCCACAGGcacaagtgtgtttgtgtgaaagaggagagagaggccCTCCAGGAAGTCCA GGTAGAAAAGGAGACTCAGGCTTCAGAGGGCCACCTGGTCCTAGAGGAGCAAAA GGGGAGCCTGGCTTGAATGGCCGGCCTGGAAGTGATGGTCCAGAG GGTCAACCAGGTTACAAGGGCAATAAG ggagagagaggagactgtGGGACTCCAGGGGAAAAGGGTGACACT GGCCCAGAGGGACCTGTAGGCCCACGAGGGCCAAAAGGGGAACAG GGTTCAACAGGAGCACCGGGAGACATGGGTCCTGAGGGCCCATCAGGACCAAAG GGAGACAGGGGGCCAAGTGGTGTTCCCGGGCCATCAGGGGAAATAGGGATTGGATTTCCAGGAGCTAAG GGTGAAAAGGGGATTCAGGGAAGACAAGGTCCCACAGGTCCTGTTGGAATAGGAGACCCAGGACTACCA GGTCCCCCAGGACCACCTGGAGCTCAAGGTTACCCTGGACCACCAGGAGAGGGTTTTCCAGGGCCGAAG ggTGACAGAGGATACGATGGTCCAAGAGGCAATCGTGGACCTTCTGGTATCGGAGTTAAAGGTGACAAG GGTAACCTTGGCCCACCTGGGATTATAGGTCCAGTTGGGGTCCCTGGTTTAGGACATCAAGGAGAAAAG GGTGACCAAGGCCCAGCTGGACCTGCAGGACCCAGAGGACCTCCAGGTGTTGGAATAGCAGGACCTAAG GGGGATCAGGGACTCAAAGGTGAGCTCGGACCTCCAGGTGAGAGAGGAGTGGGAGAACCAGGACCCAAA GGTGACCCAGGCGCAGAGGGGTTATCAGGTATACCAGGTCAACCAGGAGAGGACGGAGCCCCAGGACAGAAG GGTGACACCGGGCTGCCAGGTCCCAGGGGACCTGATGGGACTCCTGGTAAAGGTGTTCCTGGAGAGAAG ggagacagaggggaCAGGGGGACCAGAGGCCTCCCCGGTGCAGTTGGTCCGATGGGGCCAATGGGACCAAAG GGGGAACCAGGAATTATGGGTCCACCAGGTGCAACTGGACCACCAGGGAGGGGAATATCTGGTGCCAAG GGAGAGCCAGGACCACAAGGTCCGGCTGGACCGGTGGGGGAGCCGGGGGTGGGTTTACCTGGACCCAAG GGTGACAGAGGGTCACCTGGACCTGCTGGGCCACCTGGTCTGAAAGGTGAAGGCTTCCCGGGTATTCCA GGACTTCCTGGGCCTCCTGGGCTGACAGGAGAGATGGGACCAGAAGGAACCGGTTTACCTGGGCCAAAG ggAGACAGAGGCTTGCCTGGACCTACTGGTCCTGCTGGGCCTCCAGGAATCGGTCTAGTGGGTGCTAAG GGTTCTATTGGCCAAATGGGGCCACCTGGTCCACAGGGGTTACCTGGAGAAGGAATTCAAGGACAAAAG GGGGAGCCTGGACCTCAGGGGATCCCAGGCCCTAGAGGTCCACCTGGACTAGGTCTACAGGGGGACAAG GGGGACCGAGGGCTCAGAGGGGAAAAAGGCATcaagggagacagaggagatcaCGGAGAGCCAGGAGCCAGTGGACCTTTG GGTAGAATGGGACAGAAGGGGGAACCTGGACTTACA AGGGAAGAAGTCATCAAAATAGTGAGATCCATATGCC TTTGTGGAGTGACCTGTCGTCAAACCCCCTTAGAGCTCGTTTTTGTGATCGACAGCTCTGAGAGCGTGGGCCCTGAAAACTTCAACGTGATCAAAGACTTTGTGAACGCCCTGATCGATCGGGCCTCGGTGAGCCGGGACACCACGCGGATCGGTGTGGTCCTCTACAGCCACATCAACACGGTGGTGGTCAGCCTCGGGCAAGAAGCCACCCGTGACCAGATCAAGTCCCGGGTGCGCTCTATGATCTACATTGGTGAGGGTACATATACAGGAAGTGCCATCCAGCAGGCCAGCCAGCTGTTCAAGGAGGCACGGGCAGGTGTGAGGAAGGTGGCCATCATCATCACAGACGGACAGGCTGATAAGAGGGACTCGGTCAGTCTGGAGAGCGCAGTGACAGAAGCTCAAGGAAGTAACATCGAGATGTTTGTGATCGGGGTCGTGAATGAGAGTGACCCCCTTTATGAGGAGTTCAAGAAGGAGCTCAACCTCATGGCCTCTGACCCCGACAGCGACCACCTGTACATGATCGAAGATTTCAAAACACTTCCAG CTCTTGAGAGAAAGCTGCTGAGTCGAATCtgtgaagatggagagagacattTGTTCAGCCTCATCCCGAGCTCAAGACTTCCTCCGGGAAGCCCCGATCTCTCCAGTAATGTCCAGGAACCCCCGTTcaagaaagacacagacactcCTCCCTTCACAGAAGACGTCAGGAGAGTTCACAAAGTG CCCGGCCCTCCAGCCTCTCACCTCGACAGAGAGCCCATCGTTCCACAAAAACCCAAGACAGACGACAGAACTTCCACAGAAACTCAGAGGCTTCCATTTTTCGACAGAGAGCCTTTCAGACCCGTCACAGAGTTCCTCTCTCAGTCTGAGATGAAGAACCCCACACATCAGGTAGTGATGACGGGAGGCATCGGTCCAGCCGGTCCCACTGTGAAGGCTCCACCTGAGAAGAAGGTGTCACCACTGCCTCCACCGACTCCTCCAACGCTGCCTCCTGACAACCACATACCAG CCGATCGCTGCAGCCAAACCCTGGATCCAGGACCGTGTCGGGACTACGTGGTGAAGTGGTACTACGATGCCACAGCCAATTCCTGTGCTCAGTTCTGGTTTGGAGGCTGTTCAGGAAACAGCAACCAGTTTAACACTGagaagagctgcagagaaacctgTGTGAAGGTATAA
- the si:dkey-256h2.1 gene encoding uncharacterized protein si:dkey-256h2.1, translating into MALLRSKTSLLWFLLVVAAQVTEGAKRVRMKLTEDEEQLWKSSWGSTKNSSPEAAAGPEPGDLASAFRVPTLDGEFSFQPGAERGSLVIHAFTNKSGFLECLWSSESSLSSLVRDLPDSTHMLFLSLDDSAVSDALWMRDQLQRAAMHSKKQVLSRLHFSPVPVFALGNWIPNVLYYWGCMGHNCGLSQAVFTSEGWNMPVIIKRLDARYDWIMAHWGQRSYQLKDAGDGCSPSPSLGGAVAWVSEGNCSFFTKVQNTAKSGASGVLVYALPGNPIQDMTCVGEECYVPLNIPAAMVHLEPAVAQALRFGQSVNVSFQTTPSPNFFISIDQQGALAEMGWFLYPTFSFINWQAQWFDFYTGLQHKLQNPANVVPVFEKVQMQGEKGAVATVSLPSGLSDFDTLELDASLLCPGRRDSSCAQWDHTVQLFVCCDHLSPYCNMELGRWITAFRRGTGRWLTDVSPLIPLLDTNKCTFTMKTVPWAMPWIVSLNLRFSVGNQTGEGVKKLHPFRVMPLYSGGTFDKNYNKGRQPIKFPVPSSTQKVELFAVITGHGSDENGCGEFCVTSHHFLINAVFNNTRVFDSAGTALGCAMRVKEGAVPNEHGTWLYGRGGWCDGLQVNPWRMDITKQLDLSDLNTVIYFGLFDGKDPNPSQKPGYIIMSSFLVFYK; encoded by the exons ATGGCTTTGCTGCGTTCAAAGACCTCGCTGTTGTGGTTTCTTCTTGTTGTGGCAGCTCAGGTGACCGAAGGCGCAAAGAGAGTCCGGATGAAACTGACAGAAGATGAGGAGCAGCTGTGGAAGTCCAGCTGGGGGTCCACGAAAAACTCCAGTCCAGAAGCAGCAGCCGGGCCGGAGCCGGGAGACCTCGCGTCCGCCTTCAGAGTCCCCACACTGGATGGGGAGTTTTCGTTCCAGCCCGGAGCTGAGCGGGGATCCTTGGTGATCCACGCCTTCACCAACAAGTCCGGGTTCCTGGAGTGTCTGTGGAGCTCGGAGTCGTCTCTGTCCAGCCTGGTTCGGGACCTGCCAGacagcacacacatgcttttCCTGTCCCTGGACGACTCAGCGGTCAGTGATGCTCTCTGGATGAGAGACCAGCTGCAGCGGGCCGCCATGCACAG TAAGAAACAGGTCCTCTCCAGGCTTCACTTCTCTCCCGTGCCGGTTTTTGCTCTGGGTAACTGGATTCCCAATGTGCTCTACTACTGGGGCTGCATGGGACACAACTGTGGCCTCTCACAGGCTGTTTTCACCTCAGAGG GATGGAACATGCCTGTGATTATCAAAAGACTTGATGCCAGATATGATTGGATCATGGCTCACTGGGGTCAGAGGTCGTATCAGCTGAAGGATGCAGGAGACGGGTGCAGTCCCTCGCCCTCATTGGGAGGTGCTGTAGCCTGGGTGTCAGAGGGCAACTGCTCTTTCTTCACTAAG GTGCAGAACACGGCCAAGTCCGGCGCCTCCGGTGTCCTCGTCTATGCCCTCCCTGGTAACCCGATCCAGGACATGACCTGTGTTGGGGAGGAATGTTACGTACCCCTAAACATCCCGGCTGCCATGGTGCACCTGGAGCCTGCAGTCGCTCAGGCTCTCCG GTTTGGACAGTCTGTTAACGTGTCCTTCCAGACCACTCCGTCCCCAAACTTCTTCATCAGTATTGACCAACAGGGAGCTCTGGCTGAGATGGGCTGGTTCCTTTATCCCACATTTAGCTTCATCAACTGGCAGGCACAGTG GTTTGATTTCTACACAGGTCTGCAGCACAAACTTCAAAATCCTGCAAACGTTGTTCCTGTTTTTGAGAAAGTGCAAATGCAGGGGGAGAAGGGAGCCGTGGCTACAGTCAGTCTGCCTTCAG GCTTGTCAGACTTTGACACTCTGGAGCTGGATGCATCCCTGTTGTGTCCTGGCAGGAGGGACTCGTCGTGTGCTCAGTGGGATCACACagtgcagctgtttgtctgctgcGATCACCTCAGTCCGTACTGCAACATGGAGCTGGGCAGGTGGATCACTGCCTTTCGCAG AGGTACTGGGCGCTGGCTTACAGATGTGTCCCCCCTCATCCCCCTGCTGGACACCAACAAGTGCACCTTCACCATGAAGACAGTGCCCTGGGCGATGCCCTGGATCGTCTCCCTCAACCTGAGATTCAGTGTCGGCAATCAGACAG GTGAAGGTGTAAAGAAGCTCCACCCCTTCAGAGTGATGCCACTGTACAGCGGTGGGACCTTTGACAAGAACTACAACAAGGGACGCCAGCCCATCAAATTCCCCGTCCCATCGTCAACCCAAAAG GTGGAGCTGTTCGCCGTCATCACGGGACACGGCAGTGACGAGAACGGCTGTGGAGAGTTCTGTGTCACATCCCACCACTTCCTGATCAACGCTGTGTTCAACAACACTCGAGTATTTGACTCTGCAG GAACAGCTCTGGGCTGCGCGATGCGAGTGAAAGAAGGAGCCGTACCCAACGAACACGGGACGTGGCTCTACGGGCGAGGAGGCTGGTGTGATGGGCTACAGGTGAACCCCTGGAGAATGGATATCACCAAACAG ctcGACCTCAGTGATCTGAACACGGTCATCTACTTCGGTTTGTTCGACGGGAAGGATCCTAATCCATCCCAGAAGCCAGGATACATCATCAtgtcttcttttcttgtcttttacaAATGA